One window from the genome of Streptomyces sp. WZ-12 encodes:
- a CDS encoding MurT ligase domain-containing protein — protein MAGNTEPLSPRAKLAVTAGKAAAAVSRAAGRGSGSVIGGRVALKLDPDLLASLAKHLDVVLVSATNGKTTTTRLIAEALRASGPVVSNALGANMPAGITSALAGGSDAKFGVIEVDEKYLATVARDVTPKAIALLNLSRDQLDRAAETRMLAERWREGLSGSKALIIANADDPLIVWAASASANVVWVAAGQEWKDDAWSCPSCGGVMQRPGDDWFCAECGFRRPTPSWALSGDHVLDPHGSAWPIKLQLPGRANKANATTSAAVAAAFGVPPQVALERMFAVQAVAGRYDVVTFQERELRLLLAKNPAGWLETFSLIDGPPTPVIMSVNARGADGTDTSWLWDVDYTRLAGHPIFVLGDRKLDLAVRLEVAGLDFEVCESLDDAVRMAPPGRIEVIANYTAFQDLRRRVGN, from the coding sequence ATGGCAGGCAACACGGAGCCGCTGTCGCCGCGGGCCAAGCTGGCCGTGACGGCCGGCAAGGCCGCGGCAGCGGTGTCGCGCGCGGCGGGCCGCGGCAGCGGATCGGTGATCGGCGGCCGGGTGGCACTCAAGCTCGACCCCGACCTGCTGGCCTCGCTGGCCAAGCACCTGGACGTGGTCCTGGTGTCCGCCACCAACGGCAAGACGACCACGACCCGGCTGATCGCCGAGGCGCTGCGGGCCAGCGGACCGGTGGTCTCCAACGCACTGGGCGCCAACATGCCCGCGGGCATCACCTCGGCGCTGGCGGGCGGCTCGGACGCCAAGTTCGGCGTCATCGAGGTGGACGAGAAGTACCTGGCGACGGTGGCCCGGGACGTCACGCCGAAGGCCATAGCGCTGCTGAACCTCTCGCGCGACCAGCTCGACCGGGCCGCCGAGACCCGGATGCTGGCCGAGCGGTGGCGCGAGGGGCTGTCCGGCTCCAAGGCCCTGATCATCGCCAACGCCGACGACCCGCTGATCGTCTGGGCGGCCTCGGCGTCCGCGAACGTGGTGTGGGTCGCCGCCGGGCAGGAGTGGAAGGACGACGCGTGGTCCTGCCCCTCGTGCGGCGGGGTCATGCAGCGGCCGGGCGACGACTGGTTCTGCGCCGAGTGCGGCTTCCGCCGCCCGACGCCCAGTTGGGCGCTCTCCGGCGACCACGTCCTGGACCCGCACGGCAGCGCCTGGCCGATCAAGCTCCAGCTCCCGGGCCGCGCCAACAAGGCCAACGCCACCACCTCCGCCGCGGTCGCGGCCGCCTTCGGCGTGCCGCCGCAGGTCGCCCTGGAGCGGATGTTCGCGGTGCAGGCGGTGGCCGGGCGCTACGACGTGGTCACCTTCCAAGAGCGGGAGCTGCGGCTGCTGTTGGCGAAGAACCCGGCCGGCTGGCTGGAGACGTTCTCGCTCATCGACGGCCCGCCGACCCCCGTGATCATGTCGGTGAACGCGCGCGGCGCGGACGGCACCGACACCTCCTGGCTGTGGGACGTGGACTACACCCGGCTGGCCGGGCACCCGATCTTCGTGCTGGGCGACCGCAAGCTGGACCTGGCGGTGCGGCTGGAGGTCGCCGGGCTCGACTTCGAGGTGTGCGAGTCCCTCGACGACGCCGTGCGGATGGCCCCGCCCGGCCGCATCGAGGTCATCGCCAACTACACGGCCTTCCAGGACCTGCGCCGCCGCGTGGGCAACTGA
- a CDS encoding alpha/beta hydrolase has product MRRTVALGAAGSLVAGALLAGAIATPAVAGEQRAGDNLTAGKTTGTAEARGVALAAARAAKAGIKWQECPADWGVKAPIQCGYVTVPVDYAKPNGPTIKIAVDRAVATGGPKQRQGALLYNPGGPGGSGLRFPARTTTKSPLWVKTAQAYDFVGFDPRGVGHSAPISCQDPQEFVKAPKADPVPGSEADKRAQRKLARAYAQGCLARTGRAMLSQMTTPNTARDMDVIRAALGEKKLNYLGVSYGTYLGAVYATLFPDHVRRMLVDSVVNPSREKVWYQANLDQDIAFEGRWGDWKKWVAKNDAAYHIGNTPEKVQAAWEKLRATAKKHPIGGVVGPAELIAFFQNAPYYDSSWAEVAQVWSAYRAGDAKPLIDNAGSHPDDKAGNIKAENSNAVYTAVECTDVKWPTSWAKWNRDNTRINRQAPFMTWSNAWMNLPCASWPVKQQTPVEVKTGKGLPPVLIVQSTRDAATPYDGAVELHKRFAGSRMITERDAGSHGVTGLVNPCINDRVDAYFLKGTTDPKDVTCGPHATPVPAKQTAKAAG; this is encoded by the coding sequence GTGAGACGAACAGTAGCGCTCGGTGCCGCCGGCAGCCTGGTGGCCGGTGCGCTTCTCGCCGGTGCGATAGCCACGCCCGCCGTCGCCGGCGAGCAGCGTGCCGGTGACAACCTGACCGCCGGCAAGACCACCGGCACCGCCGAGGCCCGCGGCGTCGCGCTCGCCGCCGCCCGGGCCGCCAAGGCCGGCATCAAGTGGCAGGAGTGCCCGGCCGATTGGGGCGTGAAGGCGCCGATCCAGTGCGGCTATGTCACCGTCCCGGTCGACTACGCCAAGCCGAACGGCCCGACCATCAAGATCGCCGTGGACCGGGCCGTCGCCACCGGCGGTCCGAAGCAGCGGCAGGGCGCGCTGCTCTACAACCCCGGCGGTCCCGGCGGTTCGGGCCTGCGCTTCCCGGCCCGTACGACCACCAAGAGCCCGCTGTGGGTCAAGACCGCCCAGGCGTACGACTTCGTGGGCTTCGACCCCCGGGGCGTGGGGCACTCCGCGCCGATCTCCTGCCAGGATCCGCAGGAGTTCGTCAAGGCGCCCAAGGCCGACCCGGTGCCGGGCAGCGAGGCGGACAAGCGGGCCCAGCGCAAGCTGGCGCGCGCGTACGCCCAGGGCTGCCTGGCGCGCACCGGCCGGGCGATGCTGTCGCAGATGACGACGCCGAACACCGCCCGCGACATGGACGTGATCCGCGCCGCGCTCGGTGAGAAGAAGCTCAACTACCTCGGCGTCTCCTACGGCACCTACCTGGGCGCCGTCTACGCCACGCTCTTCCCGGACCACGTCCGCCGGATGCTGGTCGACAGCGTCGTCAACCCGTCGCGGGAGAAGGTCTGGTACCAGGCCAACCTCGACCAGGACATCGCCTTCGAGGGCCGCTGGGGCGACTGGAAGAAGTGGGTGGCCAAGAACGACGCGGCCTACCACATCGGGAACACCCCCGAGAAGGTCCAGGCGGCCTGGGAGAAGCTGCGCGCGACCGCCAAGAAGCACCCCATCGGCGGCGTGGTCGGCCCGGCCGAGCTCATCGCCTTCTTCCAGAACGCGCCGTACTACGACAGCTCCTGGGCCGAGGTCGCCCAGGTCTGGAGCGCGTACCGCGCCGGTGACGCCAAGCCGCTGATCGACAACGCCGGGTCGCACCCCGACGACAAGGCCGGCAACATCAAGGCGGAGAACAGCAACGCGGTCTACACCGCCGTCGAGTGCACCGACGTCAAGTGGCCCACGAGCTGGGCGAAGTGGAACCGCGACAACACCCGGATCAACCGGCAGGCGCCGTTCATGACGTGGTCCAACGCCTGGATGAACCTGCCGTGCGCCTCCTGGCCGGTCAAGCAGCAGACCCCGGTCGAGGTCAAGACCGGCAAGGGCCTGCCGCCGGTCCTCATCGTGCAGAGCACCCGTGACGCGGCGACGCCGTACGACGGCGCCGTGGAGCTGCACAAGCGGTTCGCGGGCTCCCGCATGATCACCGAGCGGGACGCCGGTTCGCACGGCGTCACCGGCCTGGTCAACCCCTGCATCAACGACCGGGTCGACGCGTACTTCCTGAAGGGCACCACGGACCCGAAGGACGTCACCTGCGGCCCGCACGCCACGCCCGTCCCGGCGAAGCAGACGGCCAAGGCCGCCGGCTGA
- a CDS encoding urease accessory protein UreD: MTTRTLPLPTAPQATALPAAGLRATARIVARADEPGGTTRLPVLDGGGPFALRRVQSHADQARVCLVGAMSAPLGGDRLRIEATAEPGTSLRITAAAATVALPGRTGELATYDVHLTVGDGARLEWLPEPLISAQGSDLRMTTTIDLAPTASLVFREEQVLGRAGEHTGALRSRLTVRQAGRTLLDQETAYGPGAPGWDSSAVLGGHRAVGQLLLCGTEFADHPAEVRLLGGAAGDGAGQGVLAPLAGPAALATVVAPDGLTLRRLLAAAAAG, encoded by the coding sequence ATGACCACCCGCACCCTCCCGCTCCCCACCGCACCGCAGGCCACCGCCCTCCCGGCGGCCGGCCTGCGGGCCACCGCCCGCATCGTCGCCCGCGCCGACGAGCCGGGCGGCACCACCCGGCTGCCGGTCCTGGACGGCGGCGGCCCGTTCGCGCTCCGGCGCGTCCAGTCGCACGCCGACCAGGCCCGGGTCTGCCTGGTCGGTGCCATGAGCGCCCCGCTCGGCGGCGACCGGCTGCGCATCGAGGCCACCGCCGAACCGGGCACCTCGCTCCGCATCACCGCGGCCGCGGCGACCGTCGCACTGCCCGGCCGGACCGGCGAACTGGCCACCTACGACGTTCACTTGACGGTCGGCGACGGCGCCCGGCTCGAATGGCTGCCGGAGCCGCTGATCTCCGCCCAGGGCAGCGACCTGCGGATGACCACCACCATCGACCTCGCGCCCACCGCCAGCCTGGTGTTCCGCGAGGAACAGGTGCTGGGCCGCGCCGGCGAGCACACCGGCGCGCTCCGGAGCCGCCTGACGGTCCGCCAGGCCGGCCGCACCCTCCTCGACCAGGAGACCGCCTACGGCCCCGGAGCCCCCGGCTGGGACAGCTCCGCGGTCCTCGGCGGCCACCGCGCCGTCGGCCAACTCCTCCTCTGCGGAACGGAGTTCGCCGACCATCCGGCCGAGGTGAGGTTGCTCGGCGGAGCCGCCGGCGACGGTGCCGGCCAGGGAGTCCTGGCCCCACTCGCCGGACCCGCCGCCCTGGCCACCGTGGTCGCCCCCGACGGTCTGACGCTGCGTCGACTGCTGGCCGCGGCCGCGGCCGGCTGA
- the def gene encoding peptide deformylase — protein MRHRTIPGSSGTPRPLCLYGDPVLAGPCAEVTAFDGELAALIEDMFATMYAANGVGLAANQIGVPLRVFVYDCPDDEERRHLGHLVNPELVEADGPVVRGPEGCLSLPGIEAGTPRHDHAVVTGFDVTGQPVTVTGTGFFARCLQHECDHLGGGLYLDHLTGLRRRRTLRALARAPWAAADERAAEPV, from the coding sequence ATGCGCCACCGCACCATCCCCGGCAGTTCCGGCACCCCCCGCCCCCTGTGCCTCTACGGCGATCCGGTCCTCGCCGGGCCGTGCGCGGAGGTCACCGCCTTCGACGGCGAACTGGCCGCGCTGATCGAGGACATGTTCGCGACGATGTACGCCGCGAACGGCGTGGGCCTGGCCGCCAACCAGATCGGCGTCCCGCTGCGGGTGTTCGTCTACGACTGCCCCGACGACGAGGAGCGCCGGCACCTCGGGCACCTGGTCAACCCGGAGTTGGTGGAGGCGGACGGTCCGGTGGTGCGCGGGCCCGAGGGCTGCCTGTCGCTGCCCGGCATCGAGGCCGGCACCCCGCGCCACGACCACGCCGTGGTGACCGGTTTCGACGTCACGGGTCAGCCGGTGACGGTGACCGGCACCGGCTTCTTCGCCCGCTGCCTCCAGCACGAGTGCGACCACCTCGGCGGCGGCCTCTACCTCGACCACCTCACCGGCCTCCGCCGCCGTAGGACGCTGCGCGCGCTCGCCCGCGCCCCGTGGGCGGCGGCCGACGAGCGGGCGGCGGAGCCGGTCTGA
- a CDS encoding TetR family transcriptional regulator codes for MESIDSAGQTGTEQAATDGDRQQATERRRRELLEAAERIVLRDGPGASMNAIAAEAGITKPILYRHFGDKGGLYRALAVRHTDALLANLRAALDGQALRRERVEATLDAYLVAIETRPQVYRFLMHPADEDVPSESGFDVGRHSAPLLRRLGEELAKVIAERLDLGPDGAERARVWGHGIVGMMHAAGDWWLRERPCSREQLVRHLTDLLWGQLATAQNLAGGPGF; via the coding sequence ATGGAGAGCATCGACAGCGCCGGACAGACCGGCACCGAGCAGGCCGCAACGGACGGCGACCGGCAGCAGGCGACCGAGCGCAGACGACGGGAGCTGCTGGAGGCGGCCGAGCGGATCGTGCTGCGGGACGGCCCGGGAGCGTCGATGAACGCCATCGCCGCCGAGGCCGGGATCACCAAGCCGATCCTCTACCGGCACTTCGGCGACAAGGGCGGCCTCTACCGCGCCCTCGCCGTCCGGCACACCGACGCCCTGCTGGCCAACCTCCGGGCCGCGCTGGACGGCCAGGCACTGCGCCGGGAGCGCGTCGAGGCCACCCTCGACGCCTACCTCGTCGCCATCGAGACCCGGCCGCAGGTCTACCGCTTCCTGATGCACCCCGCGGACGAGGACGTCCCCTCGGAGTCCGGCTTCGACGTGGGCCGGCACTCCGCTCCCCTGCTGCGCCGGCTCGGCGAGGAGCTGGCCAAGGTCATCGCCGAACGGCTCGACCTGGGGCCGGACGGCGCGGAGCGGGCCCGGGTGTGGGGGCACGGGATCGTCGGCATGATGCACGCGGCCGGCGACTGGTGGCTGCGCGAACGCCCCTGCTCCCGCGAGCAGTTGGTGCGCCACCTCACCGATCTGCTGTGGGGCCAACTGGCCACCGCGCAGAACCTCGCCGGCGGCCCGGGCTTCTGA
- a CDS encoding roadblock/LC7 domain-containing protein: MTSETEAIASGIRDELRALREHIRHLHGGMVASADGMVIAHDLPDIEPDGLAALTAAAIGVAKRLTDATGQGGFEEYLTRGSRGYVAAYAAGSRAVLTAVAGPEANVGRLHLQARRTATRIAALLDTPPGR; the protein is encoded by the coding sequence ATGACGAGCGAGACCGAGGCGATCGCGTCCGGGATCCGGGACGAACTGCGCGCGCTGCGCGAGCACATCAGGCATCTGCACGGCGGCATGGTGGCGAGCGCGGACGGGATGGTGATCGCCCATGACCTGCCGGACATCGAACCCGACGGCCTGGCCGCGCTCACCGCCGCGGCCATCGGCGTCGCCAAACGCCTGACCGACGCGACCGGGCAGGGCGGGTTCGAGGAGTACCTGACCCGCGGCAGCCGCGGCTACGTCGCGGCGTACGCGGCCGGGAGCCGCGCGGTACTCACGGCCGTGGCGGGCCCGGAGGCCAACGTGGGCCGGCTCCACCTCCAGGCCCGACGCACCGCCACGCGCATCGCGGCCCTACTCGACACCCCGCCGGGCCGTTAG
- a CDS encoding type 1 glutamine amidotransferase, translating to MSDNSLRVVWIYPDLLSTYGDQGNVLVVERRARQRGLDVQRLDVRSDQQIPTSGDIYLIGGGEDRPQRLAAERLIRDGGLDRAVSNGAIVFSVCAGYQILGHEFINDLGERQQGLGLLDVVSTRGEGDRCVGDVLADIDPQLGLPPLTGFENHQGVTHLGQSARPFAKVRFGNGNGVGDGYEGAWNDTVFGTYMHGPVMARNPHIADLLIKLALDINGLPPADNRWYEALRQERIAAATENA from the coding sequence ATGAGTGACAACAGCCTGCGCGTGGTGTGGATCTACCCGGACCTGCTGAGCACCTACGGCGACCAGGGCAACGTCCTGGTGGTGGAGCGGCGGGCGCGCCAGCGCGGCCTGGACGTCCAGCGCCTGGACGTCCGCTCCGACCAGCAGATCCCCACCTCCGGGGACATCTACCTGATCGGCGGCGGCGAGGACCGGCCGCAGCGGCTGGCGGCCGAGCGGCTGATCCGGGACGGCGGCCTGGACCGCGCGGTCTCCAACGGCGCGATCGTGTTCTCGGTGTGCGCCGGCTACCAGATCCTGGGCCACGAGTTCATCAACGACCTCGGCGAGCGCCAGCAGGGCCTGGGGCTGCTGGACGTGGTCAGCACCCGCGGCGAGGGCGACCGGTGCGTCGGTGACGTACTGGCCGACATCGACCCGCAGTTGGGGCTGCCGCCGCTGACCGGCTTCGAGAACCACCAGGGCGTGACGCACCTGGGCCAGAGCGCCCGGCCGTTCGCCAAGGTCCGGTTCGGCAACGGCAACGGCGTCGGCGACGGCTACGAGGGCGCGTGGAACGACACCGTCTTCGGGACGTACATGCACGGCCCCGTCATGGCCCGCAACCCGCACATCGCGGACCTGCTGATCAAGCTGGCGCTGGACATCAACGGGCTGCCGCCGGCCGACAACCGGTGGTACGAGGCGCTGCGCCAGGAGCGGATCGCGGCGGCCACCGAGAACGCCTGA
- a CDS encoding SSI family serine proteinase inhibitor, whose protein sequence is MSVNRRRRTSRAAVAAGVTVALCTALGAATARGATVPDLSDGLFLTVSGAGDTWIHGVRLTCPDTRGAHPHGAAACDELAGAHGDLNALRGEPHGCTREYDPVTVAASGTWHGTPVDWRREFGNACTMDAATGAVFRF, encoded by the coding sequence ATGTCCGTGAACCGCCGACGCCGAACCTCCCGTGCCGCCGTGGCGGCTGGGGTGACCGTGGCGCTGTGCACCGCGCTCGGCGCGGCGACGGCCCGCGGCGCCACCGTCCCGGACCTGTCCGACGGACTGTTCCTGACCGTGTCCGGCGCCGGCGACACCTGGATCCACGGCGTGCGACTCACCTGCCCGGACACCCGCGGAGCCCATCCGCACGGCGCCGCCGCCTGCGACGAACTGGCCGGCGCGCACGGCGATCTGAACGCCCTGCGCGGCGAGCCGCACGGCTGCACCCGGGAGTACGACCCGGTCACCGTCGCCGCGTCCGGCACCTGGCACGGCACACCGGTCGACTGGCGCCGGGAGTTCGGCAACGCCTGCACGATGGACGCGGCCACCGGGGCGGTCTTCCGTTTCTGA
- a CDS encoding cytochrome c oxidase assembly protein, translating into MHHSGHGMDGMNMDLPPFTLGRGLAFGGDAFFLVGCLLALAVYGWAVFRLRRRGDAWPAGRVVAWVLGVLTVAVAMCTKLNDYGMAMFSVHMVQHMIVSMLSPILLLLGAPVTLALRALPAAGRGRKGPRELLVALLHSRYMRIITHPAFTIPMFIASLYALYFSPLFDFLMQSRAGHIAMMVHFLAVGLVFFWPIMGVDPGPHRPGHIMRILELFAGMPFHAFFGIALMMASEPMVDTFLNPPASLGIDALGDQQAAGGIAWAFSEIPSVLVLIALVYQWYKSEERVSQRADRAAERNGDKDLADYNAYLASLNARGQ; encoded by the coding sequence ATGCATCACAGCGGGCACGGCATGGACGGCATGAACATGGACCTGCCGCCGTTCACGCTCGGGCGGGGCCTCGCGTTCGGCGGTGATGCGTTCTTCCTCGTCGGCTGCCTGCTGGCGCTGGCGGTGTACGGCTGGGCGGTCTTCCGGCTGCGACGGCGCGGGGACGCCTGGCCGGCGGGCCGGGTCGTCGCCTGGGTGCTGGGCGTGCTGACGGTGGCCGTGGCGATGTGCACCAAGCTCAACGACTACGGCATGGCGATGTTCAGCGTGCACATGGTCCAGCACATGATCGTCAGCATGCTCTCGCCGATCCTGCTGCTGCTCGGGGCACCGGTGACGCTGGCGCTGCGCGCGCTGCCGGCCGCCGGGCGGGGGCGCAAGGGGCCGCGCGAGCTGCTGGTGGCGCTGTTGCACAGCCGCTACATGCGGATCATCACGCACCCGGCGTTCACCATCCCGATGTTCATCGCCAGCCTCTACGCGCTGTACTTCTCGCCGCTGTTCGACTTCCTGATGCAGTCGCGGGCCGGGCACATCGCGATGATGGTGCACTTCCTGGCGGTGGGCCTGGTCTTCTTCTGGCCGATCATGGGCGTGGACCCGGGCCCGCACCGCCCCGGGCACATCATGCGGATCCTGGAGCTGTTCGCCGGCATGCCGTTCCACGCGTTCTTCGGCATCGCGCTGATGATGGCGTCCGAGCCGATGGTGGACACCTTCCTCAACCCGCCGGCCTCGTTGGGCATCGACGCGCTGGGCGATCAGCAGGCGGCCGGCGGCATCGCCTGGGCGTTCAGCGAGATCCCCTCGGTGCTGGTGCTGATCGCGCTCGTCTACCAGTGGTACAAGTCCGAGGAGCGGGTCTCGCAGCGCGCGGACCGGGCCGCGGAGCGCAACGGCGACAAGGACCTCGCGGACTACAACGCCTATCTGGCGTCGCTCAACGCGCGGGGGCAGTAA
- a CDS encoding lysophospholipid acyltransferase family protein — MLYQLLKYVLLGPLLRLIFRPRVEGLERVPEEGPAIIAGNHLSFADHFVMPAVVPRRVTFLAKAEYFTGPGLKGRLTAAFFRGVGQIPVDRSGGRASAAALSSGLAVLRKGRLLGIYPEGTRSHDGRLHKGRTGVAALALKAGVPVVPCAVIGTFEAQPTGRRLPRATRVTVRFGPPLTFARYAGLVDERTALRAVTDEIMYAILTLSGQEYVDVYATDAKAAAQAASRTEPRSPGRRGQGG, encoded by the coding sequence GTGCTCTACCAACTGCTGAAGTACGTGCTGTTGGGCCCGCTGCTGCGGCTGATCTTCCGGCCGCGGGTGGAGGGGCTGGAGCGGGTCCCCGAGGAGGGCCCGGCGATCATCGCGGGCAACCACCTGTCGTTCGCGGACCACTTCGTGATGCCGGCGGTGGTGCCGCGCCGGGTGACGTTCCTGGCGAAGGCCGAATACTTCACGGGACCCGGGCTCAAGGGCCGGCTGACCGCGGCGTTCTTCCGCGGGGTCGGGCAGATCCCGGTGGACCGCTCCGGCGGCCGGGCCTCGGCGGCGGCGCTGTCGTCGGGGCTGGCGGTGCTGCGCAAGGGGCGGCTGCTGGGGATCTATCCGGAGGGCACCCGCTCGCACGACGGGCGGCTCCACAAGGGGCGCACGGGGGTGGCCGCGCTGGCCCTCAAGGCCGGGGTGCCGGTGGTGCCGTGCGCGGTGATCGGGACGTTCGAGGCGCAGCCGACCGGGCGGCGGCTGCCGCGGGCGACGCGGGTCACGGTCCGCTTCGGGCCGCCGCTGACGTTCGCGCGGTACGCGGGACTGGTGGACGAGCGCACCGCGCTGCGGGCCGTCACCGACGAGATCATGTACGCCATCCTCACGCTCTCCGGCCAGGAGTACGTGGACGTGTACGCCACGGACGCCAAGGCCGCGGCACAGGCGGCGTCCCGGACGGAGCCGCGGAGCCCCGGGCGGCGGGGGCAGGGCGGCTGA
- a CDS encoding 6-phosphofructokinase: MRIGVLTSGGDCPGLNAVIRSVVHRATADHGDEVIGFKDGWKGLLECDYRKLDLDAVGGILARGGTILGSSRVQPAHLRDGVERARGHVAELGLDAIIPIGGEGTLKAARLLSDAGLPIVGVPKTIDNDIAVTDVTFGFDTAVGVATDALDRLKTTAESHQRVMIVEVMGRHTGWIALHSGMAAGAHAIVVPERPFDIEELTARVAERFEAGKKFAIVVVAEGAKPREGTMAFDEGGTDVYGHERFAGVARQLSVELEHRLGKEARPVILGHVQRGGTPTAYDRVLATRFGWHAVEAAHRGEFGMMTALRGTDITLVPLAEAVASLKTVPAERYDEAECVL; this comes from the coding sequence ATGCGTATTGGTGTCCTCACGTCCGGGGGCGACTGCCCCGGCCTGAACGCCGTCATCCGGTCCGTCGTCCACCGCGCCACCGCCGACCACGGCGACGAGGTGATCGGTTTCAAGGACGGCTGGAAGGGCCTCTTGGAATGCGATTACCGCAAGCTGGACCTGGACGCCGTGGGTGGCATCCTGGCGCGCGGCGGCACCATCCTCGGCTCGTCCCGGGTGCAGCCCGCGCACCTGCGGGACGGCGTGGAGCGGGCCCGCGGCCATGTCGCCGAGCTGGGCCTGGACGCGATCATCCCGATCGGCGGCGAGGGCACGCTCAAGGCGGCGCGGCTGCTGTCGGACGCCGGGCTGCCGATCGTCGGGGTGCCCAAGACCATCGACAACGACATCGCCGTCACCGACGTCACCTTCGGCTTCGACACCGCGGTGGGGGTGGCCACCGACGCGCTGGACCGCCTCAAGACCACCGCCGAGTCCCACCAGCGCGTGATGATCGTCGAGGTGATGGGGCGGCACACCGGGTGGATCGCGCTGCACTCGGGGATGGCGGCCGGCGCGCACGCGATCGTGGTGCCGGAGCGGCCGTTCGACATCGAGGAGTTGACCGCGCGGGTCGCCGAACGGTTCGAGGCCGGCAAGAAGTTCGCGATCGTGGTGGTCGCCGAGGGCGCCAAACCGCGCGAGGGCACCATGGCCTTCGACGAGGGCGGCACCGACGTCTACGGGCACGAGCGGTTCGCCGGGGTCGCCCGGCAACTGTCGGTGGAGCTGGAGCACCGGCTCGGCAAGGAGGCCCGGCCGGTCATCCTCGGCCACGTCCAGCGGGGCGGTACGCCCACCGCGTACGACCGCGTGCTGGCCACCCGCTTCGGCTGGCACGCCGTCGAGGCCGCGCACCGCGGGGAGTTCGGGATGATGACCGCGCTGCGCGGCACCGACATCACGCTGGTGCCGCTCGCGGAAGCGGTGGCCAGCCTGAAGACGGTGCCCGCCGAGCGCTACGACGAGGCCGAGTGCGTGCTGTGA
- a CDS encoding acyl-CoA dehydrogenase family protein, with product MAEFTMELNDEQKEVRDWIHGFAADVIRPAAAEWDEREETPWPVIQEAAKIGLYSLDFYAQQFFDPTGLGIPMTMEELFWGDAGIALSIVGTGLAAVGVLANGTEEQIGTWVPQMYGDANDVKVAAFCSSEPDAGSDVASMRTRAVYDEAKDEWVLNGTKTWATNGGIAGVHVVVAVVDPELGSKGHASFIVPPNTPGLSQGQKFKKHGIRASHTAEVVLENVRVPGHCLLGGKEKLDERLARARERAKGSKGVSPAGGWERVKNAAMATFEASRPAVGAMAVGTARAAYEEALEYAKTREQFGRPVIDNQGVAFQLADMRTQIDAARLLVWRASWMAVAGKKFESAEGSMSKLFASETAKKVTAQALQILGGNGFTREYPVERMHRDAAIYTIFEGTSEIQRLVIARTLSGVPIR from the coding sequence ATGGCCGAGTTCACCATGGAACTCAACGACGAGCAGAAGGAAGTCCGTGACTGGATCCACGGCTTCGCCGCCGACGTGATCCGCCCCGCGGCCGCCGAGTGGGACGAGCGCGAGGAGACCCCCTGGCCGGTGATCCAGGAGGCCGCCAAGATCGGCCTGTACTCGCTCGACTTCTACGCCCAGCAGTTCTTCGACCCCACCGGCCTCGGCATCCCGATGACCATGGAGGAGCTCTTCTGGGGCGACGCCGGCATCGCGCTGTCCATCGTGGGCACCGGCCTGGCCGCCGTCGGCGTACTGGCCAACGGCACCGAGGAGCAGATCGGCACCTGGGTCCCGCAGATGTACGGCGACGCCAACGACGTGAAGGTCGCCGCCTTCTGCTCCTCCGAGCCGGACGCCGGCTCCGACGTCGCCTCGATGCGCACCCGCGCCGTCTACGACGAGGCCAAGGACGAGTGGGTGCTCAACGGCACCAAGACCTGGGCCACCAACGGCGGCATCGCGGGCGTCCACGTCGTGGTCGCCGTCGTCGACCCGGAGTTGGGCTCCAAGGGCCATGCCTCGTTCATCGTCCCGCCGAACACCCCCGGCCTCTCCCAGGGCCAGAAGTTCAAGAAGCACGGCATCCGGGCCTCGCACACCGCCGAGGTGGTGCTGGAGAACGTCCGGGTCCCCGGTCACTGCCTGCTCGGCGGCAAGGAGAAGCTGGACGAGCGGCTGGCCCGGGCCCGCGAGCGCGCGAAGGGGAGCAAGGGGGTCTCTCCGGCCGGAGGCTGGGAGAGGGTGAAGAACGCCGCGATGGCCACCTTCGAGGCGTCCCGTCCGGCCGTCGGCGCGATGGCCGTCGGCACCGCCCGCGCCGCCTACGAGGAGGCGCTGGAGTACGCCAAGACCCGCGAGCAGTTCGGTCGCCCGGTCATCGACAACCAGGGCGTGGCCTTCCAACTGGCCGACATGCGCACCCAGATCGACGCCGCCCGCCTCCTGGTCTGGCGCGCCTCCTGGATGGCGGTCGCGGGCAAGAAGTTCGAGAGCGCCGAGGGCTCGATGTCCAAGCTGTTCGCCAGCGAGACCGCCAAGAAGGTCACCGCCCAGGCGCTCCAGATCCTCGGCGGCAACGGCTTCACCCGGGAGTACCCGGTCGAGCGGATGCACCGGGACGCCGCCATCTACACGATCTTCGAGGGCACCAGCGAGATCCAGCGGCTGGTCATCGCCCGGACGCTGTCCGGGGTGCCGATCCGCTAG